Proteins encoded by one window of Amaranthus tricolor cultivar Red isolate AtriRed21 chromosome 4, ASM2621246v1, whole genome shotgun sequence:
- the LOC130810780 gene encoding uncharacterized protein LOC130810780 translates to MSKRISQSKPSTFNGKGEPSELELWLREFDKLFDVVECPEELKVNQAAFYLVGEADYWWANSRSGLLEQTNGVFNWDLFKRAMREKLYPLHVRKDKSNEFARLVMGDMTVDEYYRKFMEYIQYCPDDVPTKEKKMQRFELGLSYDIQKHIESDRYNTLEQMYKRASQIENILRKENKKENGKDPEKRKEIAGQTSRISSDFYQKKARTFGNFQGSRSSTNSGFRGDVKPAKPLLDRDGNERKYFYRRCRENNPGKNCDGNLVECNFCHKRGHREYKCYIKKGSGSQQPGGQHRQ, encoded by the coding sequence ATGAGTAAGAGGATCagtcagagcaaaccctcgactTTCAATGGTAAGGGGGAACCATCGGAACTCGAGCTCTGGTTAAgggaatttgacaaactttttgatgtGGTTGAATGCCCAGAGGAACTGAAGGTCAACCAGGCTGCGTTTTATTTGGTTGGTGAAGCCGACTATTGGTGGGCAAATAGTAGATCTGGGTTATTAGAACAAACTAATGGAGTCTTTAATTGGGATTTGTTTAAAAGGGCTATGCGAGAGAAATTATACCCTTTGCACGTGAGAAAAGATAAGTCAAATGAGTTCGCTCGTTTGGTGATGGGAGACATGACTGTTGATGAATATTACCGAAAGTTTATGGAATATATTCAGTACTGTCCTGACGATGTTCCCACtaaggagaaaaagatgcaGCGATTTGAACTGGGATTGTCATAtgacattcaaaaacatattgagagCGACCGCTATAACACCCTAGAACAGATGTACAAGCGTGCGTCTCAAATAGAGAACATTCTGAGGAAGGAGAACAAAAAAGAGAATGGTAAGGACcctgagaagaggaaggagattgCAGGTCAGACATCAAGGATTTCGTCGGACTTTTATCAAAAGAAAGCTAGAACTTTCGGAAATTTTCAGGGAAGTAGATCTAGTACAAATTCTGGGTTTAGGGGAGACGTGAAGCCTGCTAAGCCATTACTGGACCGAGATGGCAATGAAAGAAAATATTTCTATAGAAGATGCAGGGAAAACAATCCTGGAAAGAATTGTGATGGGAATTTGGTTGAATGTAATTTTTGCCACAAGAGGGGACATAGGGAGTATAAATGCTACATCAAGAAAGGGAGTGGGAGTCAACAGCCGGGTGGGCAGCACCGGCAGTAG